The following coding sequences lie in one Syngnathoides biaculeatus isolate LvHL_M chromosome 16, ASM1980259v1, whole genome shotgun sequence genomic window:
- the aldh16a1 gene encoding aldehyde dehydrogenase family 16 member A1 isoform X3, with the protein MLGLWYLWGMWVFLHDDFVGQCFIQCSPWHFGVSVSSPSLADHTKGGQTLCGELLLSVVLVVGSDDCSLYYLLLKVLPALAMGNSVILVPGQSTAPPTLLLAQLFMGAGLPAGALSVLTGTDMSIAADVAQNTSIRYVTYCGNKQDGVNLCKATAGMGVPVSVSPNIGTTCPIIIFESADINSAVDGVLETAFKKNKDVHWVLFVQESVLESMMARLKVRMAGLKCVTLPTDEARVLVDTAVQEAQNKGATLLQASAVPSGTQYPPTVLYGVASSSPCVVTPSPGPLLPLMTFRSNTEAVTLGNHSPHGQAACVWTEDLTLALETSKSLSVGSVWVNSHALSDPCLPVSGHKDSGTCTDGGQEGLYQFLQPSSSCGLPRATPVALDYAKFGTDATPFIIPDETVGTVKSFAQFIAGKACKSESGTSVVVHSQGGSVLGYCPDGGQKDVRNAVEAAIKVQPGWMKKTTSARAQSIQSLAKGLEGKRQDIAKSISTQTGLPMEEAELEVELSIARLSHWAAYCDKVHGETLPVPQSGTGLSIPEALGVVGVVLPDKHALLSMVTLLGAALTSGNAIIMVPSQECPLPALAFIQVLLSSDLPAGLVNVITGRRDQLTKALANHSVIKAIWYWGNSEGCQYLQYTCTKPLKILHLFCQTDKDGNYGSRDWTHASVLEEMWRNAVQWKSVWIPTA; encoded by the exons ATGTTAGGCCTTTGGTACTTGTGGGGAATGTGGGTGTTTCTGCATGATGATTTTGTTGGCCAATGTTTTATACAGTGTAGTCCATGGCACTTCGGTGTCTCTGTCTCTTCACCGAGCCTTGCTGATCATACCAAGGGTGGACAAACTCTGTGTGGAGAGCTGTTGTTAA gtGTGGTTTTAGTAGTTGGGTCTGATGACTGCAGTCTCTACTACCTGTTGCTTAAAGTCTTGCCAGCATTAGCCATGG GCAACTCTGTCATACTTGTCCCTGGTCAAAGCACTGCCCCTCCAACACTTTTATTGGCACAGCTTTTTATGGGGGCAGGCCTTCCTGCTGGGGCCCTCAGTGTTTTAACTGGAACTGATATGTCAATTGCTGCTGATGTGGCCCAGAATACCAGCATCAGATACGTCACCTATTGCGGCAACAAGCAG GATGGTGTGAATTTGTGTAAAGCTACAGCAGGGATGGGTGTTCCGGTCTCTGTATCCCCAAACATTGGCACTACATGCCCTATCATCATTTTTGAGTCTGCCGACATCAACAGCGCAGTGGATGGCGTGTTAGAGACTGCATTCAAGAAGAACAAAGAT GTGCATTGGGTGCTGTTTGTGCAGGAGAGTGTGCTGGAGAGCATGATGGCGCGTCTAAAGGTGCGCATGGCAGGCTTGAAATGTGTGACCCTTCCCACCGACGAGGCCAGAGTGCTTGTGGACACTGCAGTGCAGGAGGCTCAAAACAAGGGGGCAACG TTGTTGCAGGCCAGTGCTGTCCCTTCTGGTACACAGTATCCTCCCACGGTATTATACGGAGTGGCCTCCTCCTCGCCATGTGTGGTGACGCCCTCTCCTGGGCCACTCCTTCCTCTTATGACCTTCAGAAGTAACACAGAGGCAGTGACTCTCG GGAATCACAGTCCACATGGCCAAGCAGCATGTGTCTGGACTGAAGACCTCACTCTGGCTTTGGAGACATCCAAGAG TCTGTCTGTTGGCTCAGTGTGGGTGAACTCACACGCTTTATCAGATCCATGTCTCCCTGTTTCTGGTCACAAAGACAGTGGCACCTGTACTGACGGAGGGCAGGAG GGTCTGTATCAGTTCCTGCAGCCATCCTCCTCATGTGGTCTTCCTCGCGCTACCCCAGTTGCTCTGGACTATGCGAAGTTTGGAACTGATGCAACTCCATTTATCATTCCGGATGAGACTGTTGG CACCGTCAAGTCCTTTGCACAGTTTATTGCTGGCAAGGCATGCAAATCGGAGTCTGGCACTAGTGTGGTGGTGCATTCTCAAGGAGGCAGCGTGTTAGGCTACTGTCCAGATGGAGGCCAGAAAGATGTCCGGAATGCTGTGGAGGCAGCTATCAAAGTTCAGCCTGG CTGGATGAAAAAGACTACATCTGCGCGAGCCCAGTCCATTCAGTCTCTGGCTAAGGGCCTTGAAGGAAAAAGACAGGACATTGCAAAATCAATCAGTACCCAAACTGGTCTACCAATGGAAGAGGCTGAATTGGAGGTGGAGCTCAGCATTGCCAGGCTTAGTCACTGGGCAGCCTACTGTGACAAAGTTCACGGCGAAACTCTG CCTGTACCACAGTCTGGCACAGGACTCTCCATCCCTGAAGCACTGGGAGTGGTAGGCGTAGTCCTTCCTGACAAGCATGCCCTCCTTTCCATGGTAACGCTTCTTGGAGCAGCCCTCACCTCTGGTAATGCCATCATCATGGTTCCCAGTCAGGAATGTCCACTGCCAGCATTGGCATTCATTCAG GTGCTCCTATCTTCAGATCTGCCTGCAGGCTTGGTGAATGTCATTACAGGAAGAAGAGACCAGTTGACAAAGGCCTTGGCCAATCACAGTGTCATCAAGGCAATTTGGTACTGGGGCAACAGTGAG GGCTGCCAGTACCTCCAATACACCTGCACCAAaccactgaaaatattgcacctGTTCTGTCAGACGGACAAGGATGGTAACTATGGCAGCAGAGACTGGACTCATGCTTCCGTTCTTGAGGAGATGTGGAGAAATGCCGTCCAGTGGAAGAGTGTGTGGATTCCTACAGCATAA
- the LOC133513934 gene encoding ferritin, middle subunit, whose amino-acid sequence MDSQVRQNYHRECEAAVNRMVNMEMFASYTYTSMAFYFDRDDVALPGFSHFFKENSEEEREHAHKLLSFQNKRGGRIFLQDIKKPERDEWGSGLEAMQSALQLEKNVNQALLDLHKLASEHVDPHLCDFLETHYLNEQVEAIKKLGDYISNLTRMDAQNNKMAEYLFDKHSLGGKS is encoded by the exons ATGGATTCTCAAGTGCGTCAGAACTACCACCGCGAATGCGAGGCCGCCGTAAACCGAATGGTGAACATGGAGATGTTCGCCTCCTACACCTACACTTCAATG GCCTTTTACTTTGACCGAGATGATGTGGCCCTCCCAGGCTTTTCCCATTTCTTCAAGGAGAACagtgaggaagagagagagcatGCCCACAAACTGCTGTCCTTCCAGAACAAACGAGGTGGCCGCATCTTCCTCCAGGATATCAAG AAACCAGAACGTGATGAGTGGGGTAGCGGGCTTGAAGCAATGCAGAGTGCCTTGCAGTTGGAGAAAAATGTCAACCAGGCTTTGCTGGATCTGCACAAACTGGCCTCTGAGCACGTGGACCCTCAT CTGTGCGACTTCCTGGAAACCCATTACCTGAACGAGCAGGTGGAGGCCATTAAGAAGTTGGGAGACTACATCAGTAACCTGACCCGCATGGATGCGCAAAACAACAAGATGGCCGAGTACCTGTTTGACAAGCACTCTCTGGGCGGCAAGAGCTAA
- the aldh16a1 gene encoding aldehyde dehydrogenase family 16 member A1 isoform X2 encodes MFRANNCGRRRKSPGGNLLTSCCKTAWLDNHSRSLGLFIDGKFVPPSDRQTRSLMDSKGGLVCSTVCAMQADILDCVTPAIKGFEAWSCLSCYQRSKVLLRLASFLGEHGQSFSELGELCQVSCSSSTVIRMLQYYSSWAQLRDTLIANWMPLGVVLVVGSDDCSLYYLLLKVLPALAMGNSVILVPGQSTAPPTLLLAQLFMGAGLPAGALSVLTGTDMSIAADVAQNTSIRYVTYCGNKQDGVNLCKATAGMGVPVSVSPNIGTTCPIIIFESADINSAVDGVLETAFKKNKDVHWVLFVQESVLESMMARLKVRMAGLKCVTLPTDEARVLVDTAVQEAQNKGATLLQASAVPSGTQYPPTVLYGVASSSPCVVTPSPGPLLPLMTFRSNTEAVTLGNHSPHGQAACVWTEDLTLALETSKSLSVGSVWVNSHALSDPCLPVSGHKDSGTCTDGGQEGLYQFLQPSSSCGLPRATPVALDYAKFGTDATPFIIPDETVGTVKSFAQFIAGKACKSESGTSVVVHSQGGSVLGYCPDGGQKDVRNAVEAAIKVQPGWMKKTTSARAQSIQSLAKGLEGKRQDIAKSISTQTGLPMEEAELEVELSIARLSHWAAYCDKVHGETLPVPQSGTGLSIPEALGVVGVVLPDKHALLSMVTLLGAALTSGNAIIMVPSQECPLPALAFIQVLLSSDLPAGLVNVITGRRDQLTKALANHSVIKAIWYWGNSEGCQYLQYTCTKPLKILHLFCQTDKDGNYGSRDWTHASVLEEMWRNAVQWKSVWIPTA; translated from the exons ATGTTCCGTGCCAACAATTGTGGCCGACGCCGGAAGTCACCAGGAGGAAATCTTCTGACATCATGTTGTAAGACG GCTTGGCTGGATAATCATTCCCGTTCTCTGGGTCTTTTTATTGATGGCAAGTTTGTCCCTCCATCAGACAGACAGACTCGCTCCTTGATGGACTCAAAAG GTGGCCTCGTGTGCAGCACGGTGTGCGCCATGCAGGCTGATATTTTGGACTGCGTAACACCTGCCATCAAGGGCTTTGAGGCCTGGAGTTGCCTGTCTTGCTACCAGAGGTCCAAAGTGCTGCTCAG GTTGGCGAGCTTTCTTGGAGAGCATGGTCAGAGTTTTTCCGAGCTTGGTGAGCTTTGTCAAgtctcctgctcctcctctacCGTGATCAGAATGTTGCAATACTATAGCAGCTGGGCTCAACTCAGAGATACTCTCATCGCTAACTGGATGCCACTGG gtGTGGTTTTAGTAGTTGGGTCTGATGACTGCAGTCTCTACTACCTGTTGCTTAAAGTCTTGCCAGCATTAGCCATGG GCAACTCTGTCATACTTGTCCCTGGTCAAAGCACTGCCCCTCCAACACTTTTATTGGCACAGCTTTTTATGGGGGCAGGCCTTCCTGCTGGGGCCCTCAGTGTTTTAACTGGAACTGATATGTCAATTGCTGCTGATGTGGCCCAGAATACCAGCATCAGATACGTCACCTATTGCGGCAACAAGCAG GATGGTGTGAATTTGTGTAAAGCTACAGCAGGGATGGGTGTTCCGGTCTCTGTATCCCCAAACATTGGCACTACATGCCCTATCATCATTTTTGAGTCTGCCGACATCAACAGCGCAGTGGATGGCGTGTTAGAGACTGCATTCAAGAAGAACAAAGAT GTGCATTGGGTGCTGTTTGTGCAGGAGAGTGTGCTGGAGAGCATGATGGCGCGTCTAAAGGTGCGCATGGCAGGCTTGAAATGTGTGACCCTTCCCACCGACGAGGCCAGAGTGCTTGTGGACACTGCAGTGCAGGAGGCTCAAAACAAGGGGGCAACG TTGTTGCAGGCCAGTGCTGTCCCTTCTGGTACACAGTATCCTCCCACGGTATTATACGGAGTGGCCTCCTCCTCGCCATGTGTGGTGACGCCCTCTCCTGGGCCACTCCTTCCTCTTATGACCTTCAGAAGTAACACAGAGGCAGTGACTCTCG GGAATCACAGTCCACATGGCCAAGCAGCATGTGTCTGGACTGAAGACCTCACTCTGGCTTTGGAGACATCCAAGAG TCTGTCTGTTGGCTCAGTGTGGGTGAACTCACACGCTTTATCAGATCCATGTCTCCCTGTTTCTGGTCACAAAGACAGTGGCACCTGTACTGACGGAGGGCAGGAG GGTCTGTATCAGTTCCTGCAGCCATCCTCCTCATGTGGTCTTCCTCGCGCTACCCCAGTTGCTCTGGACTATGCGAAGTTTGGAACTGATGCAACTCCATTTATCATTCCGGATGAGACTGTTGG CACCGTCAAGTCCTTTGCACAGTTTATTGCTGGCAAGGCATGCAAATCGGAGTCTGGCACTAGTGTGGTGGTGCATTCTCAAGGAGGCAGCGTGTTAGGCTACTGTCCAGATGGAGGCCAGAAAGATGTCCGGAATGCTGTGGAGGCAGCTATCAAAGTTCAGCCTGG CTGGATGAAAAAGACTACATCTGCGCGAGCCCAGTCCATTCAGTCTCTGGCTAAGGGCCTTGAAGGAAAAAGACAGGACATTGCAAAATCAATCAGTACCCAAACTGGTCTACCAATGGAAGAGGCTGAATTGGAGGTGGAGCTCAGCATTGCCAGGCTTAGTCACTGGGCAGCCTACTGTGACAAAGTTCACGGCGAAACTCTG CCTGTACCACAGTCTGGCACAGGACTCTCCATCCCTGAAGCACTGGGAGTGGTAGGCGTAGTCCTTCCTGACAAGCATGCCCTCCTTTCCATGGTAACGCTTCTTGGAGCAGCCCTCACCTCTGGTAATGCCATCATCATGGTTCCCAGTCAGGAATGTCCACTGCCAGCATTGGCATTCATTCAG GTGCTCCTATCTTCAGATCTGCCTGCAGGCTTGGTGAATGTCATTACAGGAAGAAGAGACCAGTTGACAAAGGCCTTGGCCAATCACAGTGTCATCAAGGCAATTTGGTACTGGGGCAACAGTGAG GGCTGCCAGTACCTCCAATACACCTGCACCAAaccactgaaaatattgcacctGTTCTGTCAGACGGACAAGGATGGTAACTATGGCAGCAGAGACTGGACTCATGCTTCCGTTCTTGAGGAGATGTGGAGAAATGCCGTCCAGTGGAAGAGTGTGTGGATTCCTACAGCATAA
- the aldh16a1 gene encoding aldehyde dehydrogenase family 16 member A1 isoform X1, whose protein sequence is MAGATIKTVHDIFLSMEYGPSAPSSTSTAQAWLDNHSRSLGLFIDGKFVPPSDRQTRSLMDSKGGLVCSTVCAMQADILDCVTPAIKGFEAWSCLSCYQRSKVLLRLASFLGEHGQSFSELGELCQVSCSSSTVIRMLQYYSSWAQLRDTLIANWMPLGVVLVVGSDDCSLYYLLLKVLPALAMGNSVILVPGQSTAPPTLLLAQLFMGAGLPAGALSVLTGTDMSIAADVAQNTSIRYVTYCGNKQDGVNLCKATAGMGVPVSVSPNIGTTCPIIIFESADINSAVDGVLETAFKKNKDVHWVLFVQESVLESMMARLKVRMAGLKCVTLPTDEARVLVDTAVQEAQNKGATLLQASAVPSGTQYPPTVLYGVASSSPCVVTPSPGPLLPLMTFRSNTEAVTLGNHSPHGQAACVWTEDLTLALETSKSLSVGSVWVNSHALSDPCLPVSGHKDSGTCTDGGQEGLYQFLQPSSSCGLPRATPVALDYAKFGTDATPFIIPDETVGTVKSFAQFIAGKACKSESGTSVVVHSQGGSVLGYCPDGGQKDVRNAVEAAIKVQPGWMKKTTSARAQSIQSLAKGLEGKRQDIAKSISTQTGLPMEEAELEVELSIARLSHWAAYCDKVHGETLPVPQSGTGLSIPEALGVVGVVLPDKHALLSMVTLLGAALTSGNAIIMVPSQECPLPALAFIQVLLSSDLPAGLVNVITGRRDQLTKALANHSVIKAIWYWGNSEGCQYLQYTCTKPLKILHLFCQTDKDGNYGSRDWTHASVLEEMWRNAVQWKSVWIPTA, encoded by the exons ATGGCGGGTGCCACCATAAAGACTGTACACGATATTTTTCTGAGCATGGAGTACGGCCCATCAGCACCTTCCAGCACTAGCACTGCACAG GCTTGGCTGGATAATCATTCCCGTTCTCTGGGTCTTTTTATTGATGGCAAGTTTGTCCCTCCATCAGACAGACAGACTCGCTCCTTGATGGACTCAAAAG GTGGCCTCGTGTGCAGCACGGTGTGCGCCATGCAGGCTGATATTTTGGACTGCGTAACACCTGCCATCAAGGGCTTTGAGGCCTGGAGTTGCCTGTCTTGCTACCAGAGGTCCAAAGTGCTGCTCAG GTTGGCGAGCTTTCTTGGAGAGCATGGTCAGAGTTTTTCCGAGCTTGGTGAGCTTTGTCAAgtctcctgctcctcctctacCGTGATCAGAATGTTGCAATACTATAGCAGCTGGGCTCAACTCAGAGATACTCTCATCGCTAACTGGATGCCACTGG gtGTGGTTTTAGTAGTTGGGTCTGATGACTGCAGTCTCTACTACCTGTTGCTTAAAGTCTTGCCAGCATTAGCCATGG GCAACTCTGTCATACTTGTCCCTGGTCAAAGCACTGCCCCTCCAACACTTTTATTGGCACAGCTTTTTATGGGGGCAGGCCTTCCTGCTGGGGCCCTCAGTGTTTTAACTGGAACTGATATGTCAATTGCTGCTGATGTGGCCCAGAATACCAGCATCAGATACGTCACCTATTGCGGCAACAAGCAG GATGGTGTGAATTTGTGTAAAGCTACAGCAGGGATGGGTGTTCCGGTCTCTGTATCCCCAAACATTGGCACTACATGCCCTATCATCATTTTTGAGTCTGCCGACATCAACAGCGCAGTGGATGGCGTGTTAGAGACTGCATTCAAGAAGAACAAAGAT GTGCATTGGGTGCTGTTTGTGCAGGAGAGTGTGCTGGAGAGCATGATGGCGCGTCTAAAGGTGCGCATGGCAGGCTTGAAATGTGTGACCCTTCCCACCGACGAGGCCAGAGTGCTTGTGGACACTGCAGTGCAGGAGGCTCAAAACAAGGGGGCAACG TTGTTGCAGGCCAGTGCTGTCCCTTCTGGTACACAGTATCCTCCCACGGTATTATACGGAGTGGCCTCCTCCTCGCCATGTGTGGTGACGCCCTCTCCTGGGCCACTCCTTCCTCTTATGACCTTCAGAAGTAACACAGAGGCAGTGACTCTCG GGAATCACAGTCCACATGGCCAAGCAGCATGTGTCTGGACTGAAGACCTCACTCTGGCTTTGGAGACATCCAAGAG TCTGTCTGTTGGCTCAGTGTGGGTGAACTCACACGCTTTATCAGATCCATGTCTCCCTGTTTCTGGTCACAAAGACAGTGGCACCTGTACTGACGGAGGGCAGGAG GGTCTGTATCAGTTCCTGCAGCCATCCTCCTCATGTGGTCTTCCTCGCGCTACCCCAGTTGCTCTGGACTATGCGAAGTTTGGAACTGATGCAACTCCATTTATCATTCCGGATGAGACTGTTGG CACCGTCAAGTCCTTTGCACAGTTTATTGCTGGCAAGGCATGCAAATCGGAGTCTGGCACTAGTGTGGTGGTGCATTCTCAAGGAGGCAGCGTGTTAGGCTACTGTCCAGATGGAGGCCAGAAAGATGTCCGGAATGCTGTGGAGGCAGCTATCAAAGTTCAGCCTGG CTGGATGAAAAAGACTACATCTGCGCGAGCCCAGTCCATTCAGTCTCTGGCTAAGGGCCTTGAAGGAAAAAGACAGGACATTGCAAAATCAATCAGTACCCAAACTGGTCTACCAATGGAAGAGGCTGAATTGGAGGTGGAGCTCAGCATTGCCAGGCTTAGTCACTGGGCAGCCTACTGTGACAAAGTTCACGGCGAAACTCTG CCTGTACCACAGTCTGGCACAGGACTCTCCATCCCTGAAGCACTGGGAGTGGTAGGCGTAGTCCTTCCTGACAAGCATGCCCTCCTTTCCATGGTAACGCTTCTTGGAGCAGCCCTCACCTCTGGTAATGCCATCATCATGGTTCCCAGTCAGGAATGTCCACTGCCAGCATTGGCATTCATTCAG GTGCTCCTATCTTCAGATCTGCCTGCAGGCTTGGTGAATGTCATTACAGGAAGAAGAGACCAGTTGACAAAGGCCTTGGCCAATCACAGTGTCATCAAGGCAATTTGGTACTGGGGCAACAGTGAG GGCTGCCAGTACCTCCAATACACCTGCACCAAaccactgaaaatattgcacctGTTCTGTCAGACGGACAAGGATGGTAACTATGGCAGCAGAGACTGGACTCATGCTTCCGTTCTTGAGGAGATGTGGAGAAATGCCGTCCAGTGGAAGAGTGTGTGGATTCCTACAGCATAA
- the LOC133514504 gene encoding ferritin, middle subunit-like: MESQVRQNYHRECEAAINRMVNMELLASYTYTSMAFYFDRDDVALPGFSHFFKENSEEEREHAHKLLSFQNKRGGRIFLQDIKKPERDEWGSGLEAMQSALQLEKNVNQALLDLHKLASEHVDPHLCDFLETHYLNEQVEAIKKLGDYISNLTRMDAQNNKMAEYLFDKHTLGGKS; the protein is encoded by the exons ATGGAGTCTCAAGTGCGTCAGAACTACCACCGCGAATGCGAGGCCGCCATTAACCGAATGGTGAACATGGAGCTGCTCGCCTCCTACACCTACACTTCAATG GCCTTTTACTTCGACCGAGATGATGTGGCCCTCCCAGGCTTTTCCCATTTCTTCAAGGAGAACagtgaggaagagagagagcatGCCCACAAACTGCTGTCCTTCCAGAACAAACGAGGTGGCCGCATCTTCCTCCAGGATATCAAG AAACCAGAACGTGATGAGTGGGGTAGCGGGCTTGAAGCAATGCAGAGTGCCTTGCAGTTGGAGAAAAATGTCAACCAGGCTTTGCTGGATCTGCACAAACTGGCCTCTGAGCACGTGGACCCTCAT CTGTGCGACTTCCTGGAAACCCATTACCTGAACGAGCAGGTGGAGGCCATTAAGAAGTTGGGCGACTACATCAGTAACCTGACCCGCATGGATGCGCAAAACAACAAGATGGCCGAGTACCTGTTTGACAAGCACACTCTGGGCGGCAAGAGCTAA